One genomic segment of Trichoplusia ni isolate ovarian cell line Hi5 chromosome 5, tn1, whole genome shotgun sequence includes these proteins:
- the LOC113494475 gene encoding uncharacterized protein LOC113494475, translated as MGGLKNGHETGHRERITRHLQVVYARKTREKQIFMEELKEYRKRRDIQILKNMVDEVGPRWYQALSEPQRSALDTLEFAIYQDILEGRPHRTAAIMKILGLWPRPSHPVLLNCIFAGRDDPKEMIAQLYLSTYGYPIEGKRASYCLNARLMLSAIFYLGLENLISLLQKRFTPDAPPPEPEPKPKPKPEPPLASPYLQKLVAALYEPHTYRRPPPPPLPNLDDLNEPYEEEPLIQEPPPPPPPPPPPKKKLSQSYCDQVAGVMEIVAHSSATNLSRKNMKPNARKPRGSKADEMERPPKKEYGLHLARRKKVVRRKKPVAPRTGLWNAQYTINGVYTVHGKTLYVIGSISILPARGELIHGGHKCIEGECITINCGFRGWPPEEKPAPCDCDKKWHDTVFQYVKDHKCYCGHFYDYGNEGTFPPDELPYFVKPTRYSPIGFNYETIYDTDNKRLHVEKEFKKLWDTDSVLHVEDGVNKVKQEKKKKKKKASKTCLGQNPKPEDYLKCAIRLMRRVNIAARLPDLHLVPELKEWMRKRLYGSLTKVDKQEFLRKSTVYWTMFTSLAAKDFGHVQPPKEPMYHGLKDWAQKQYLNDQFRHYTHRYRLMMYRSHAYVTNLFWRSMYQAELPDKKFREIYFSYLFGRVEDVQLIHPYNSRESEERKLILAKKRYICLPDGIESEQ; from the coding sequence atgGGAGGTTTAAAAAATGGCCACGAGACAGGTCACAGAGAACGTATCACGCGGCACCTACAGGTGGTGTACGCGCGAAAAACACGAGAAAAGCAAATATTTATGGAAGAACTTAAAGAATATCGCAAGCGCAGAGATAtacaaatactgaaaaatatggTTGATGAAGTGGGACCCCGGTGGTACCAAGCGCTGAGTGAGCCACAAAGGTCTGCCTTGGATACTTTAGAATTTGCAATATATCAAGATATATTGGAAGGGCGCCCCCATAGGACGGCCGCGATCATGAAAATTCTTGGTTTGTGGCCCCGTCCAAGTCATCCTGtacttttaaattgcattttcgcAGGTCGCGATGACCCTAAAGAAATGATTGCTCAACTATACCTATCTACTTATGGATACCCTATTGAGGGAAAACGAGCATCATATTGTCTAAATGCTAGACTCATGTTATCAGCGATTTTTTATTTAGGGCTCGAGAACTTGATAAGTTTACTTCAGAAGAGGTTTACTCCCGATGCCCCTCCGCCAGAGCCGGAACCCAAACCGAAACCAAAGCCTGAGCCACCTCTAGCTTCGCCGTATCTCCAGAAGCTGGTCGCGGCTTTGTATGAACCACATACATACCGGCGACCTCCACCGCCGCCTTTACCAAACTTAGACGACTTGAACGAACCCTACGAAGAGGAACCACTTATACAGGAGCCACCACCGCCGCCTCCCCCACCACCCCCTCCGAAAAAGAAATTATCACAATCATATTGCGACCAAGTAGCTGGAGTTATGGAAATTGTAGCCCATTCATCAGCCACTAATCTTTCGAGAAAGAATATGAAGCCAAATGCACGGAAACCAAGAGGTTCAAAGGCGGATGAGATGGAACGTCCACCAAAAAAAGAATATGGCTTACATTTAGCAAGACGCAAGAAAGTCGTACGACGAAAAAAACCAGTGGCGCCACGAACTGGTCTCTGGAACGCTCAGTATACAATAAATGGAGTTTATACAGTCCATGGAAAAACGCTTTATGTTATAGGCAGCATCAGTATACTACCTGCGCGGGGAGAACTTATACACGGTGGACATAAATGCATTGAAGGAGAATGTATCACAATAAATTGTGGGTTTCGTGGATGGCCGCCGGAAGAAAAACCTGCTCCTTGTGATTGTGATAAGAAATGGCACGACACTGTCTTCCAGTATGTTAAAGACCACAAATGTTATTGTGgacatttttatgattatgGAAATGAGGGAACTTTTCCGCCTGATGAACTTCCGTATTTTGTGAAGCCTACACGCTACTCACCTATAGGTTTTAATTACGAAACAATATATGACACTGACAACAAGCGACTACATGTAGAAAAAGAATTCAAAAAGCTATGGGACACGGACAGCGTGTTACACGTCGAGGACGGCGTAAACAAAGTCaaacaagagaaaaagaaaaaaaagaagaaggCTTCCAAGACCTGCTTAGGACAAAATCCTAAGCCCGAGGATTACTTAAAATGTGCAATACGTTTAATGCGACGTGTAAATATAGCTGCGCGTTTGCCTGACCTGCACTTAGTTCCAGAACTCAAAGAATGGATGAGGAAAAGGCTTTATGGCTCGCTTACCAAGGTAGATAAACAAGAATTCTTACGAAAGAGTACCGTATATTGGACTATGTTCACTTCGCTTGCTGCCAAAGATTTCGGTCACGTGCAACCACCTAAGGAACCCATGTACCATGGTCTCAAAGATTGGgcacaaaaacaatatttaaatgatcaATTCAGACATTACACTCATAGGTACAGACTGATGATGTACCGATCACACGCCTACGTCACCAACTTGTTTTGGCGATCCATGTACCAGGCAGAGTTGCCTGATAAGAAGTTCCGCgagatatatttttcatatttgtttggTCGCGTTGAAGACGTACAATTAATACATCCATACAATTCACGAGAATcagaagaaagaaaattaattttagcaaaaaaacGTTATATATGTCTCCCAGATGGTATAGAGTCGGAACAATAA